A genomic segment from Daphnia pulex isolate KAP4 chromosome 5, ASM2113471v1 encodes:
- the LOC124193684 gene encoding myosin-11-like isoform X2, with amino-acid sequence MSQRGASQSFLFKYAPLRLKGVNNQQQLSNNSKVYPSGTPYSPRALQSQSNNPSIDESAMTGNETNYSEQGDLNSSLENIAKVCQRQERRNREMQLQLESATSEMERLKGLLDAAAGEIDQLHNINEKLKDSHQKLEKELKEVDHLYTDVKTTAADTAQILEDARKDKETWLSNFERLLTNHFDKREMQLRNEFQQIIDEKEVKLNAMRCEAEHLEIQFHGTAEIRAEIASSREQIKQLNSVNDAKETELNTLRDKLMTIQEAVATYEDTKHSLNILTKERAALQERYSAIEKQCISTGDALVDCMNDRNRLENSVDELNKKLEDESKKTIHSISETQELIQQLTTCQQMLEEKTTKIEDLCNQLSILNEHNRDLERKTREAESIFADQETSQRLIADLEKQIAELKFQLSEKAIELQCKEKKIEETENALKDLSLHSHSDEQLAIIEENNRELQRKFDEKAQELEAALVCQENSQRLKADLDKEVADLKCQLISKSIELQYKGERMEEMEKALDELTQKSLNAERAETCRSEVDMPRQKEKLEIDALKTSLNLKNLELESIGGEYEEAQKIMASSERKIADLELTVSLLERRLETEREQASFSSQQPVIKAAVEPARSLRPILKQTFSDVKQQELASQDKGDSAKTAMDTLNLLQKANAMAKAAEVKRRDSGGSQISMMIKPSSPSSSSKPSEKRRRFDTPDGLRASAIKMDLRDCVDIDSPVLRNNSGLRTPRFLPRSNSTAYLTSAELPPEDLEFDTNESF; translated from the exons ATGTCTCAACGAGGAGCTTCCCAAAGTTTCTTGTTCAAATATGCTCCACTTCGCCTCAAGGGTGTAAATAATCAGCAACAACTTAGCAACAATTCAAAAGTTTATCCTTCTGGAACTCCATACTCCCCAAGAGCACTTCAATCTCAATCCAATAACCCTTCTATTGATGAATCAGCAATGACGGGAAATGAAACGAATTATTCCGAACAAGGTGACTTGAATTCCTCATTAGAAAACATAGCTAAGGTATGCCAACGTCAGGAACGTCGCAACCGAGAAATGCAGTTACAACTTGAATCAGCTACATCCGAGATGGAACGACTTAAAGGTCTACTGGATGCAGCAGCGGGTGAAATCGATCAGCTGCACaatatcaatgaaaaattaaag gatTCACACCAAAAATTAGAGAAGGAATTAAAAGAAGTCGATCACCTTTACACTGATGTCAAAACCACAGCAGCTGATACTGCCCAAATTCTTGAAGACGCACGTAAAGACAAAGAAACTTGGCTCTCCAACTTTGAAAGGCTGCTGACAAACCATTTcgacaaaagagaaatgcaATTGCGAAATGAATTTCAGCAAATaattgacgaaaaagaagTCAAGTTAAATGCGATGCGCTGCGAGGCTGAACATTTAGAGATTCAGTTTCATGGTACTGCGGAAATACGTGCCGAAATAGCCTCCTCCAGAGAACAAATTAAGCAACTCAACAGCGTCAACGATGCCAAGGAAACGGAACTGAACACGTTGCGTGACAAACTTATGACCATTCAAGAAGCAGTCGCCACTTACGAAGAC aCTAAACAttctttgaatattttaacgAAAGAAAGAGCTGCGCTGCAGGAGCGGTACAGCGCGATTGAAAAGCAATGCATTTCGACGGGTGATGCGCTAGTCGACTGTATGAATGACCGAAATCGATTGGAGAATTCCGTGGACGAATTGAACAAGAAACTGGAAGACGAAAGcaagaaaacaattcattcAATATCCGAAACGCAAGAATTGATCCAGCAACTGACG aCATGTCAACAAATGTTGGAGGAGAAAACGACCAAAATTGAGGATCTTTGTAATCAGTTGTCGATTTTGAATGAACACAATAGAGATCTTGAAAGAAAGACTCGCGAAGCAGAATCCATATTTGCTGACCAAGAGACCTCTCAGCGATTAATAGCtgatttggaaaaacaaattgctgAACTCAAGTTCCAGTTGTCTGAAAAGGCTATTGAACTCCAGTGCAAGGAAAAGAAGATTGAAGAAACTGAGAATGCCTTGAAAGATTTGTCGCTACATTCTCATAGCGATGAAcag TTGGCGATTATCGAAGAAAATAATCGCGAACTTCAGCGcaaatttgatgaaaaggCCCAGGAACTTGAAGCTGCTCTTGTTTGTCAAGAGAATTCGCAAAGATTAAAAGCCGATCTAGATAAGGAGGTTGCTGATCTCAAATGCCAACTTATTTCAAAgtcaatagaactccagtacAAAGGAGAGCGGATGGAAGAAATGGAGAAAGCCTTAGACGAATTGACACAAAAGTCTCTTAACGCTGAGCGG GCAGAAACTTGCCGATCAGAAGTGGACATGCcgagacaaaaagaaaagttggagATAGACGCTTTGAAAACATCcttaaatttaaagaatttagAACTTGAGAGTATCGGCGGTGAATACGAAGAGGCCCAGAAGATAATGGCATCATCGGAAAGAAAGATAGCCGATCTCGAATTAACCGTCAGCCTACTGGAGCGAAGATTGGAAACAGAACGTGAACAG GCTTCTTTCTCTAGCCAACAACCTGTGATCAAGGCTGCCGTGGAACCAGCACGTTCGCTTCGGCCCATCTTGAAGCAAACATTTTCTGATGTCAAACAACAGGAACTGGCTTCACAAGAT AAAGGGGATTCAGCTAAAACTGCCATGGATACTTTAAATCTTTTGCAGAAAGCTAATGCTATG GCAAAAGCAGCAGAGGTCAAACGTCGTGATAGTGGTGGGAGTCAGATTTCAATGATGATAAAACCATCTTCTCCATCTAGCTCGTCGAAACCTTCGGAGAAGCGA CGCCGTTTCGATACCCCCGACGGATTGCGCGCATCCGCCATAAAAATGGACCTCCGCGATTGTGTTGATATTGATTCCCCCGTTTTACGTAACAATTCCGGCCTGCGGACGCCTCGCTTTCTGCCTCGCAGTAACTCTACCGCTTATCTTACTTCCGCGGAATTGCCTCCTG AAGATCTGGAGTTTGATACTAATGAATCCTTTTAG
- the LOC124193684 gene encoding myosin-11-like isoform X1, which translates to MSQRGASQSFLFKYAPLRLKGVNNQQQLSNNSKVYPSGTPYSPRALQSQSNNPSIDESAMTGNETNYSEQGDLNSSLENIAKVCQRQERRNREMQLQLESATSEMERLKGLLDAAAGEIDQLHNINEKLKDSHQKLEKELKEVDHLYTDVKTTAADTAQILEDARKDKETWLSNFERLLTNHFDKREMQLRNEFQQIIDEKEVKLNAMRCEAEHLEIQFHGTAEIRAEIASSREQIKQLNSVNDAKETELNTLRDKLMTIQEAVATYEDTKHSLNILTKERAALQERYSAIEKQCISTGDALVDCMNDRNRLENSVDELNKKLEDESKKTIHSISETQELIQQLTTCQQMLEEKTTKIEDLCNQLSILNEHNRDLERKTREAESIFADQETSQRLIADLEKQIAELKFQLSEKAIELQCKEKKIEETENALKDLSLHSHSDEQLAIIEENNRELQRKFDEKAQELEAALVCQENSQRLKADLDKEVADLKCQLISKSIELQYKGERMEEMEKALDELTQKSLNAERAETCRSEVDMPRQKEKLEIDALKTSLNLKNLELESIGGEYEEAQKIMASSERKIADLELTVSLLERRLETEREQASFSSQQPVIKAAVEPARSLRPILKQTFSDVKQQELASQDKGDSAKTAMDTLNLLQKANAMAKAAEVKRRDSGGSQISMMIKPSSPSSSSKPSEKRRRFDTPDGLRASAIKMDLRDCVDIDSPVLRNNSGLRTPRFLPRSNSTAYLTSAELPPGTEDLEFDTNESF; encoded by the exons ATGTCTCAACGAGGAGCTTCCCAAAGTTTCTTGTTCAAATATGCTCCACTTCGCCTCAAGGGTGTAAATAATCAGCAACAACTTAGCAACAATTCAAAAGTTTATCCTTCTGGAACTCCATACTCCCCAAGAGCACTTCAATCTCAATCCAATAACCCTTCTATTGATGAATCAGCAATGACGGGAAATGAAACGAATTATTCCGAACAAGGTGACTTGAATTCCTCATTAGAAAACATAGCTAAGGTATGCCAACGTCAGGAACGTCGCAACCGAGAAATGCAGTTACAACTTGAATCAGCTACATCCGAGATGGAACGACTTAAAGGTCTACTGGATGCAGCAGCGGGTGAAATCGATCAGCTGCACaatatcaatgaaaaattaaag gatTCACACCAAAAATTAGAGAAGGAATTAAAAGAAGTCGATCACCTTTACACTGATGTCAAAACCACAGCAGCTGATACTGCCCAAATTCTTGAAGACGCACGTAAAGACAAAGAAACTTGGCTCTCCAACTTTGAAAGGCTGCTGACAAACCATTTcgacaaaagagaaatgcaATTGCGAAATGAATTTCAGCAAATaattgacgaaaaagaagTCAAGTTAAATGCGATGCGCTGCGAGGCTGAACATTTAGAGATTCAGTTTCATGGTACTGCGGAAATACGTGCCGAAATAGCCTCCTCCAGAGAACAAATTAAGCAACTCAACAGCGTCAACGATGCCAAGGAAACGGAACTGAACACGTTGCGTGACAAACTTATGACCATTCAAGAAGCAGTCGCCACTTACGAAGAC aCTAAACAttctttgaatattttaacgAAAGAAAGAGCTGCGCTGCAGGAGCGGTACAGCGCGATTGAAAAGCAATGCATTTCGACGGGTGATGCGCTAGTCGACTGTATGAATGACCGAAATCGATTGGAGAATTCCGTGGACGAATTGAACAAGAAACTGGAAGACGAAAGcaagaaaacaattcattcAATATCCGAAACGCAAGAATTGATCCAGCAACTGACG aCATGTCAACAAATGTTGGAGGAGAAAACGACCAAAATTGAGGATCTTTGTAATCAGTTGTCGATTTTGAATGAACACAATAGAGATCTTGAAAGAAAGACTCGCGAAGCAGAATCCATATTTGCTGACCAAGAGACCTCTCAGCGATTAATAGCtgatttggaaaaacaaattgctgAACTCAAGTTCCAGTTGTCTGAAAAGGCTATTGAACTCCAGTGCAAGGAAAAGAAGATTGAAGAAACTGAGAATGCCTTGAAAGATTTGTCGCTACATTCTCATAGCGATGAAcag TTGGCGATTATCGAAGAAAATAATCGCGAACTTCAGCGcaaatttgatgaaaaggCCCAGGAACTTGAAGCTGCTCTTGTTTGTCAAGAGAATTCGCAAAGATTAAAAGCCGATCTAGATAAGGAGGTTGCTGATCTCAAATGCCAACTTATTTCAAAgtcaatagaactccagtacAAAGGAGAGCGGATGGAAGAAATGGAGAAAGCCTTAGACGAATTGACACAAAAGTCTCTTAACGCTGAGCGG GCAGAAACTTGCCGATCAGAAGTGGACATGCcgagacaaaaagaaaagttggagATAGACGCTTTGAAAACATCcttaaatttaaagaatttagAACTTGAGAGTATCGGCGGTGAATACGAAGAGGCCCAGAAGATAATGGCATCATCGGAAAGAAAGATAGCCGATCTCGAATTAACCGTCAGCCTACTGGAGCGAAGATTGGAAACAGAACGTGAACAG GCTTCTTTCTCTAGCCAACAACCTGTGATCAAGGCTGCCGTGGAACCAGCACGTTCGCTTCGGCCCATCTTGAAGCAAACATTTTCTGATGTCAAACAACAGGAACTGGCTTCACAAGAT AAAGGGGATTCAGCTAAAACTGCCATGGATACTTTAAATCTTTTGCAGAAAGCTAATGCTATG GCAAAAGCAGCAGAGGTCAAACGTCGTGATAGTGGTGGGAGTCAGATTTCAATGATGATAAAACCATCTTCTCCATCTAGCTCGTCGAAACCTTCGGAGAAGCGA CGCCGTTTCGATACCCCCGACGGATTGCGCGCATCCGCCATAAAAATGGACCTCCGCGATTGTGTTGATATTGATTCCCCCGTTTTACGTAACAATTCCGGCCTGCGGACGCCTCGCTTTCTGCCTCGCAGTAACTCTACCGCTTATCTTACTTCCGCGGAATTGCCTCCTG GAACAGAAGATCTGGAGTTTGATACTAATGAATCCTTTTAG
- the LOC124193688 gene encoding techylectin-5B-like, whose translation MPAKWISTLVLIGFFAIINGVLSVDSHDKGSVRSSLNEGLSMAEVRTAINRAMSGKDSRMPTPRDILSANVSGTTLKNPILDFTESFNVGKSCYDILVTQNASQSGLYLVHPPNIVQGPWKVYCDQESEGGGWTVFQVRDDVEPHENFMRNWEDYKLGFGDFDREFWLGNILLWALTNSNDNKKYELAVNLEDWSGNKRFARYKGFRIGPESDKYRLYFTKMFLGNAGDSLFSHNGLAFSTFDVDNDNREGEDFAERSCARLYKGGWWYGNCHDSNLNGWYLGGPHRSFADGINWYTWSGYNYSLRRTMMRFRPVSDNYTSNGPSIGLSVPNSYSPIKPDSYLPMRGFRNIEDSSAELKDQVEPEPGLNQSKSNV comes from the exons ATGCCGGCCAAGTGGATTTCGACTTTGGTGTTGATTGGATTCTTCGCTATAATCAATGGAGTCCTCTCCGTCGATTCTCAT gatAAGGGAAGTGTTAGATCATCTTTAAACGAAGGTTTGTCCATGGCGGAAGTACGTACGGCTATCAACAGAGCCATGTCCGGCAAGGATTCTAGAATGCCTACACCTCGAGATATTTTATCTGCCAATGTATCCGGAACTACCCTAAAGAACCCAATTTTGGATTTCACAG AGTCCTTTAACGTCGGCAAGAGCTGTTACGATATCCTCGTCACACAGAACGCGTCTCAAAGTGGTCTGTACCTTGTTCATCCTCCTAACATAGTTCAAGGCCCGTGGAAAGTCTACTGTGACCAGGAATCGGAGGGTGGTGGTTGGACG GTATTTCAAGTGAGAGATGACGTAGAACCGCACGAAAATTTTATGCGCAATTGGGAGGACTACAAATTGGGTTTCGGAGACTTTGATCGCGAATTCTGGTTAG GTAACATCCTTTTGTGGGCGCTGACCAATAGCAAcgacaataaaaaatacgAACTAGCCGTCAACCTCGAAGACTGGAGCGGCAATAAACGTTTTGCCCGTTACAAGGGATTCCGAATTGGTCCAGAAAGCGATAAATATCGTCTTTATTTCACCAAAATGTTCCTGGGAAATGCTGGAGATTCGCTCTTTAGCCACAACGGTCTCGCCTTTTCCACTTTTGACGTCGACAATGATAACCGTGAAGGTGAAGACTTTGCTGAACGAAGCTGCGCTCGACTCTACAAG GGAGGCTGGTGGTATGGAAACTGTCACGACTCCAATCTGAATGGATGGTATTTGGGTGGACCGCATCGTAGTTTCGCTGATGGAATCAATTGGTACACCTGGAGCGGCTACAATTATTCGCTGCGCCGCACCATGATGAGATTCAGACCAGTGAGCGACAATTACACATCTAACGGCCCCTCAATAGGACTATCCGTTCCCAACAGTTATTCACCAATCAAGCCTGACAGCTACTTACCCATGAGGGGTTTTCGCAACATTGAGGACAGTTCAGCTGAGCTGAAGGACCAGGTGGAGCCTGAACCTGGTTTAAATCAATCTAAAAGCAACGTCTAA